The following coding sequences lie in one Pseudomonas monsensis genomic window:
- a CDS encoding RidA family protein codes for MTKTVITSDKAPAAIGTYSQAIKAGNTVYMSGQIPLDPKTMELVEGFEAQTVQVFENLKAVAEAAGGSFKDIVKLNIFLTDLSHFAKVNEIMGKYFDQPYPARAAIGVAALPKGAQVEMDAILVIE; via the coding sequence ATGACCAAGACCGTTATCACCAGCGACAAGGCCCCAGCCGCCATCGGTACCTACTCCCAGGCGATCAAGGCCGGCAACACCGTCTACATGTCGGGTCAGATTCCTCTGGACCCAAAAACCATGGAACTGGTTGAGGGCTTCGAAGCCCAGACCGTCCAGGTGTTCGAGAACCTCAAAGCCGTGGCTGAAGCCGCTGGCGGTTCGTTCAAGGACATCGTCAAGCTGAACATCTTCCTCACCGACCTGAGCCACTTCGCCAAGGTCAACGAGATCATGGGCAAGTACTTCGACCAGCCATACCCGGCCCGCGCCGCCATCGGCGTTGCAGCCCTGCCAAAGGGTGCGCAGGTTGAAATGGATGCCATTCTGGTCATCGAGTGA